The Magallana gigas chromosome 6, xbMagGiga1.1, whole genome shotgun sequence genome includes the window CATTTTGATTACAACTTGCATAGAATACTGTGACAATCATCTGAGAAATGATGGCTTTTGTTTCCTTTTCAATTTTACAGTGGGATGACCAGTACATATACCTTATCATGGAGTACTGTAGTGGCGGTGATTTGTCAAACTTCATCCGCTCAAAAAGGACTCTTCCAGAAAATATCCTCAAAAGGTTTTTACAGCAGATAGGTAAATGCAAATTTATAGTTAGATTTATGAGATGAGAGTACCAACAAACTTAACGTAagatatgtattacatgtagctaTCAGTATaggactacatgtatattgatttattaaaattaattgtattagagtatgttttatgtttatgtatgtagataattttcagattttgatatgtattttgCCACTTCCAGCAAAAGCCATGAGGTACCTACGTGAATTTAACATAGCTCACATGGATCTGAAGCctcaaaacattttgttaacttctgagtaCAACCCAACCCTCAAAATTGCAGGTAAAATGGACATAATTGGgtgtgtttaaataaaattcataaaattagaaattgaataaataattgaatttgCACATATTTACTTTACTTTCACAGATTTTGGATTTTCTAAGCACTTGTTCAAAGGAGATGAGCTACATGCTATGAGAGGGTCTCCCCTATATATGGCCCCAGAAATCATTTGTAAAGGAACTTATGACTCTCGTGTAGATCTCTGGTCCATTGGTGTAATAATCTATGGTTTGTATTGGTATCTTAACAAGATTTTTGCAAATATGAAATAGATCTATGTTATGACATTTTGGGTTATTGCATTATAATCATTCTTACTAAACAGTGCTCCATATAGAATGCTACAAGACTGTTTTCTGTAGTTTATTagaaacaaaaaatcattacCGCCATATCAATTTTGGAAAGCTTATAACAGTTCATGGTAATTCAACAATTCTTCATGCATAGAGATAAAATTAGGATTAGTATGTATGGTATCTTCAGTAAAATGATCatatgaatgattttattttagaagAATAGTTTTGAGTTATCACCACTTTTAGAGACAACTGTTTTTAACAAACACATAGTTTATATCAGTATTGGCATTTCATAAAATACTTGTATTGTTTTATGCACTTAATACAGAATGCTTGTTTGGGAGAGCACCCTTTGCTTCAAGAACATTTAAAGaactagaaaataaaatatgggATTCAAAACCTGTTGAGGcaagtatacatatatatttcttcAGAAACACACATTCATGTAATTGAATTCTGGAAAGGAGACATGTATTTTTCTCATGAATAGTTATTTGATTtttgagtacatgtattaaatgttgtgattgttataaaaaatgaaattgttagttttttgaaatattaatttaccTATTAATACCAAAGATAagattaaaatcttttttgtcttatttttatatggatttctataaatgaaaatattttagtgATCTTAAATTTGCAGATACCATATGGAGTTAATGTATCTGAAAACTGCCGTGACCTAATCTTGAGGCTGCTTAGGCGGGATCCAGATGAGAGGATAACTTTTGATGAGTTTTTTAATCACCCATTTGTAGATTTAGAACACTGTGCTTCCAATGAAAGTTTAAGTAAAGCCGTGAGTATTCTTAGTGTATACTGAAGTCCACACTTAACATTTTAAACACCTCACACAGACAATATCCTCAGTCCGAGGATATTGTCAGTCTGAGATGTTTAGAATAGaatgtaaagttttttttttttttaaagacggAGAGACTGAAATATGATAATACGTACATTGTAGATATGTAAATGTGATATTACTACATTAATGATATGTATTTTTACAGGTAAATATTGTCGCTAATGCTGTCAAAAAGGACCAGAATGGAGAGTATAAAGAAGCCATCAAACTTTATTGTGATTCTCTAGGACACTTTATGCCGGCTATTCATTGTAAGTCACCCTGTGAACACATGTGCCAATAATACAAATAGAGAAAAAGATATATCATTTATAAGAAGCATTGTTATTAATGTTAATAACTGATTTATAACAGACTTTTTCACATTAGAACCAAAGAAAACTTTCATGAAATGAAACTTTATATTCATTTGGTTTTATCTGTCTCATGTTATAAGTTTCCTGTATATACTATGATGATAATTGTATTATAGGACAGAAAATTATCTACATACAgaaacaaatgttttttaaagtcAACCACTTGTCTTTGAAAATAGTTTATCTATGAAATATGAGTAGTGGTCTGATCTTTTATAATATGTCAGATGAAaaagatgaaaggaaaaaagAGGCCATAAGAGCCAAGGTCAAGGACTACATGAACAGAGCAGAGGAGCTGAAGAAGCTGATGAAACCAAAGAGACCCCCACCCCCTGTTAATGGGGTCAAACGTACCATCTCAGAAGACCCAATGGAGGAACTAAGTAAGTCTTTCTGAAATTGGCAGGAAGAGTTAGCTCCCTTATCCTATGTAATTCAGTTGTGATGGCTTGCCGCttggtttagttttttggggtttttttttcagccgAACTTTGTAAAGACAATGAGGAGTTGACAGCTGCTGTGACACTTATAAGGGCAGCAGATACTGAGGTACATGCTagtatatagtttttttttatccttagTAACAAAGTACTTCATGTAAAAGGTTATGAAACCACTGAACAATGTTTATTTGGTTTCAGAACTCACAAGAAGACTACGAACAAGCTTTGAAGCACTATGAGCTAGCCCTTtcaacttttataaagtttctGAAAGGTATGGTGTTGTTATTTACCATATCTTTTGAATACTTGGATATAAAGATGTTTTTAATCCAAGATATAGATCATACAGTAAAAGGTTTGTAATATTATAGACGTACTAGTATATTTGAATGATGAATATGCATGCACTGTaatatatcatttgattttaGCGCTAACATTTCAAAACAGTTCAAGACCAATACAATTCATGATACATGAATATTGAATATACAAATTACAGAGGAGAAACCTGGTCATCGTAAGGATTTGATCGGTAAATTGTCACGCAGCTGGATGGATGAGGCAGAGAAGATCAAGATGTTTCTGGATGTTCAAAATCTTCAGACGGAAGACACATCTGCCAAGGAAGAAGAAAATGAGAAAAAGTACCTATACACAGGtactgtttttattatattttgccTTTTACATAGTAATTATAGGTCTGAATAGTAAACCCATGTTATGTGTTTGAATCTAACATTTGtagtttgatttaattaaatacCTCTTATGTATCATCACACACTCTGTATTAACTGTTGATTTTATGAAGTTACATCACACAATAATATGTCAACTTCACTCCATTTCCTCACTATGGCATGTCCAATTTGATAATTATTGAAATAGAGCAAGGAAATTTTAAGTATTAGTTTTACTGTTTAAATACTCATTTAGATCTTCTTTTCATAAGatacttattttctttttcagaaaagTGTGGAATACAATAACAGGCACTGAATTCTTGGTTTACTAGTTTGTGAACAGCATTCCTCAAATTCAgagatgatgataatgataaataaaatacatatatttctttcttcttagTTAAATGCATAATGAAAATTTCTTCATAAAGACTTTGTTATTCATCATTGTCTTAAATATCAAATGCCATACTGTATGACTGTACTTAATTTTACACGTAAGGATTTTGTGGTAtatcaataatttattatatattttacagaatttttaattaatagagATTCTTAATTGTAATTACTTGggtgtttttattgaataattgttaattgtgtaaaaatatacatgcgaTCAGAATATAATGTTGGAAGATGTGTGTCTGTAAGAGAAATTGCATTTTTTCACTCCAGAGATTATATAAATGTGTTATTGGCTAAATGATTGAGTGATATGTCGGTGTATATGTTATGCTTTGTTATTAAATGGAATCTGTTTTTGATAACTATTTTGttgtcattattattattacaagaAGCAAACATCAcaagaaattagtttttgtaGACATGGAAGAACACTTTCAGTTTTGTATTCGCTAGATTTGACTTCACTAAACTTATAACGTTATTGAAATTGAACAGTTTTTTACTAAATAGCTACATATCACTGGTACTTGTttctgctacatgtataaaatttaatcTTATGAAATACCGGTTTATTATACATGGGATAAACTTTAATGACAGAAGCAAGTTCCCCTGTTACCAAGTACCTGTTTTTCTCAAGCACTTGGCAACAAAGCAATTACTTTTATAGGTAGATTAATTCTCGTATTATAGTGAtagttacattatttattattgtagtACTGTACAGGAAATTATCTACCCATAAACAGCGGATAACAAATATTGTATCGTCAAGCGCCTATATCATAATTTAACAAACGAGTTCCATTAATAATGTACAGTTTGTTCTGTCACGAAATAGCAAACAAAAGCATTGAAAATCTCCGTTTTAttccaaaacaaaaaatctgaaaatatatattgaaattagCAAGAAAAGTGTATTTAGAGTTGGTTATGTTTACTTCATCTAATGGGATATGATACCACGTTATAAAGAGATGCTTAATTgtaaattaagatatattcacaCCGTATTACATTACGTACAGTATCTATTGTTTTATGCTATATAATAAGGCAGCATTGACCTTCTATAAA containing:
- the LOC105319263 gene encoding serine/threonine-protein kinase ULK3 encodes the protein MSRPTSGRPSTAKSVAVIVPKLSGFVFTEKLGSGTYAVVYKAYRKSGSRQVVAIKCVLKSSLNKASTENLLTEIELLKKLNHENIVRLEDFQWDDQYIYLIMEYCSGGDLSNFIRSKRTLPENILKRFLQQIAKAMRYLREFNIAHMDLKPQNILLTSEYNPTLKIADFGFSKHLFKGDELHAMRGSPLYMAPEIICKGTYDSRVDLWSIGVIIYECLFGRAPFASRTFKELENKIWDSKPVEIPYGVNVSENCRDLILRLLRRDPDERITFDEFFNHPFVDLEHCASNESLSKAVNIVANAVKKDQNGEYKEAIKLYCDSLGHFMPAIHYEKDERKKEAIRAKVKDYMNRAEELKKLMKPKRPPPPVNGVKRTISEDPMEELTELCKDNEELTAAVTLIRAADTENSQEDYEQALKHYELALSTFIKFLKEEKPGHRKDLIGKLSRSWMDEAEKIKMFLDVQNLQTEDTSAKEEENEKKYLYTEKCGIQ